CTGAAAAAATAAGGGCATTATTTTTCAAAAAGAAACCCAAACCGGAAGGAAACGAACCCATTTATCAGAACAAATCAATTTTGTTCTACTTTTTTATTCCTTATTTTTTAATCCAGATTGCACTGCCGGTTCGACATTGGTTCATCAAAGGCGACGTGCTATGGACGGAAGAAGGACACCGTTTAAGCTGGAGAATGATGCTCCGTTCAAGAACCGGTTATTCCACATATAAAGTCATTGACAAAAAGACCGGAGAGCGACTGCCTTACAGCTTGTATTCCAGCCTTACGGACAAGCAAATAGCCATGGTTGCTGACAAGCCCGATGCCATCTGGCAAATGGCTCAGAGAATAAAAAAGGTATTTGCAAAACAGGGCAAAGATGTTAGTGTTTTTGTGGATTGTCATGTTTCAATTAATGGCAAACCTTACAAACAACTCATCGATCCGACTGTAGACCTGGCTGCTGCAAAATGGGATTATTTTGGACATAACGATTGGATTCTACTGTATGACGAAAATAATATACCTGTAAAATCAGCTCCCTTGAATTAATCAGAAAAAACTTAATTTATTAAAATTTTACTAAAAATTCAAAGCAACACTAAATAGGATGCGAAAAATAAAATAATATTCGTAATTTTAATACATAAATTGAGCGGTACCCCTAAAACCAAATCATTTATAACTTAAATAGTATAACTAAAAACAGAATATTATGAAAGTATCCAGATTAGTAACCAACGGTGTGATTATTTTTATAGGTTTAGGATTATACTTCCTGCTTATTGAAGCACTGGACCTAAAAGACCACATCTATCTCAGACTCGTTAATTTTATTTTTGTAATCTATGGTGTAAACAAGACCATAAAATCAAACTATCATGATGGCATAAACGGCTATCTGACCAATCTCCTTTCCGGTTTCATAACCGCAATGGTCGGGCTGATTTTAGGACTCATTGCTTTCATGATTTATGTAGAATACCGAGGCGGCAATACCTATCTGGAGTCTTTTGCAGACAGCTATATTTTTGGTGGAGGTGACCCGTCTTTATATCAGTTCTGTTTTGGACTGTTCATTGAAGGTTCTGCCGCATCCATGATTGTTTCCTTTGCCATGATGCAGTACTGGAAAGATAAAGTAGAGAAAATCAATAAGGTAGACTAAATTATAACGATGCCTGTTTTGAAGCAGGGGATTGTCAGATTTGACAATCCCCTGCTTTATTTAATCAACAATCCAATGTTTCTAACTTTCGGGAAAAGATTTTTATACTTATTATGGAATTACCTACTTTTGGAACAAACAAAAGACTAACCATTATGAGTATAATACGACACAATTGGACCAAAGAAGAAATCATAGCGGTATACAACAAACCGATGATGGATTTACTATATGAAGCTGCCTCTATTCACAGGATGAATCATGATCCAAATGTGGTTCAGGTTTCTACTCTCCTATCTATAAAAACCGGTGGCTGTCCGGAAGATTGCGGCTATTGCCCGCAGGCTGCACGCTACCATACCGGAGTTGAGGGCAATGACCTGATGTCTGTTCAGCAGGTAAAAGCACAGGCCCTGAGAGCCAAATCAAGCGGTTCGTCAAGAGTATGTATGGGTGCCGCATGGAGAAATGTGAAAGACGGGCCGGAATTCGACCAGGTTTTGGAAATGGTGAGAACCATCAACAAACTGGACATGGAAGTATGCTGTACTTTGGGAATGCTTACAGAAAATCAGGCGCAACGTTTGGCCGAAGCCGGACTTTATGCTTACAACCATAACTTGGATACCTCTGAGGAATACTATAAGGAAGTTATTTCCACACGTGGTTATGAAGACCGTTTGCAAACCATCGAAAATGTACGTAAGACCAACGTAACCGTATGCAGTGGCGGTATTATAGGAATGGGCGAAAGTATTGAAGACAGAGCCGGAATGCTTGTAGCCCTGGCATCTTTAAGTCCGCAACCGGAATCTGTGCCTATCAACGCCCTTGTTGCTGTGGAAGGAACACCGCTTGAAGAAGAAAAACCGGTTGAAATCTGGGAAATGATTCGTATGGTAGCCACTACAAGAATAGTTATGCCACACACTCAGGTACGACTTTCTGCTGGAAGAACGAACATGAGCCGTGAAGGCCAGGCACTATGCTTTTTTGCAGGAGCGAATTCTATTTTTGCAGGCGATAAGCTATTGACAACGCCTAATCCGGATGTAAACGAAGATATGAAGATGTTCGAAATGCTGGGCTTAAATCCGCAGAAACCATTTACAAAAGTTTCACAGCCTAAAACAGTAGAAGCTGAAGATTCGCAATTCGAATCCTTAGGAGAGAAACCGAGATGGAGCCGTCCGGAACACAAAATCGAAAGAAACCTTGTAGCTTCCGGCAAAAAGGCATAATCAGAATTCACAATACAAATCAAAGCTTTTCCTAACAGAAAAGCTTTTTTTATGAATTTTCAGCACATCACGACGCAACCATTTATGCAATACTTATTCTTATATTTGAATAAAAAATAACTCCCAATGCATAAAAAAGCCCGCTACGTCAAGTCCGTCTGTTTGTCGTTCTTGTTATGCCTGCTTTTTACGTCCAAACTTCAGGCTCAGGCCACCGCGCACTGCGATTCGCTCATTGTTTCCGGAATTGACTACATGTGGAAAAAAGACCATGTCAAGTCTCTGGAACTCCTAACTCAGGCCAAAAACCAGGCAGAAAAAAACAGATGGTACAGGCAGCTTTTTCTGGCAACCAACAACATAGGCGCCAATTATTACACTATGCTCGATTATGGCGAAGCGCTCAATCATTACCTCGAAAGCTACACCATTGCGGTAAAACATCTGGACCCAAAATCAGAAATGGTTGTCCTGAACAACATCGCCATACTTTATTCAAAAGAAAAGAACTACGAAAAGGCGAACGAATATTTCAAGAAAGCCTATGATATCGCCCAGGAAAACAAGGATACGCTTAAAGTGGGGCTTTATGCCATGAATCTGGGAAATGTTGCTAATGAAACCAATGAGTTAAAAAAAGCACGGGCCTATTTTAATGAATCCCTGCCCTTACTGGGGTCGCAACCCCAATTGCAGATTTTAGCCAAAATGGCAATAGCCGAAAATGAAAACCTGCAGGGAAATTCAAAACAGGCGCGTACCATAGCCGAAGAACTATACAGGACAACCAAAGACCTGGAATATAACGACATCGGAATTTCGCTACTGACCATCATATCAAAGAGCCATCTAAATGACAACAACCTTGATTTGGCTAGCGATTATGCCAATAAGGTTTTCGAAAGGAAGCCCAATCTGGAAACCAAAATCAACATCTTCAGGCTTTTATCGGATATTAATTTTAAGAAGGAAAAATATGCCCTGGCTTTAAATTACAGGGATTCCATTATAAAAACCGAAAGCGAACTGAATGAGATTAAAAACGGAAAGGTCTTTGAAAACAGCCGGGTTAAATTTGAAATTGAGAATTACAAGAAAGAAATCGCCAACAACGAATCAAAGATAGCAGAAGAACGAAAACTTTTTTATTCTATCATTGCCGTTATATTTATTGTTGTAGTCTTTCTGGTCTGGACATTGCGAAACATTTCCATCAAACACAAACAGAAAAAGCTGATTGCCGAGCGAAACGAACAAATCGTGCTACTCGAACTCGAAAAGGAAAAAAGCGATAATCTCCTGCTCGAAAAAATGTTCAAGGAAAAAGAAACCAGCGCACTGCTGGAACAGGAAAAGCTGAAAAATGAAATTGAGCTTAAAAACAGGAAACTCTCTGCAAAGGCTCTTTACCTGTCCGGACGAAACGAATTAATTGAAGAAACACTCCAATCGTTATCAAAACTGCCGGAAATTTCTAAAGACCCGGCATTGGTAAACCATATCCAAAACCTAAAAGGACACCTGAAGACCGACGATGAATGGGACAGCTTTATTACCCATTTCGAAGAAGTGAACCAGACTTTCCTTAACAGCCTGAAAGAAAAGCATCCAAAACTGAATTCAAACGATATCCGTTTCATAACCTACATTTATATGAACCTCAGCACCAAGGAAATTTCTTCCATGCTGAACATTACTGCAGATGCCTGCAGGAAAAGAAAGGAACGTATTGCCGCCCGAATGGAACTTCCACACGACATTAATCTATACGATTATCTTTCAACGCTTTAACACAACAAATCACATTTTGTCCTAAAGGATGTCACACTATGTCCGCCTGTTTTTTTTGAAATAGCTGTTGTTTTTTTGAAAATTTAGAAAAACAAAAAATGTCTATTATGAAAAAAATTACCATTGCTTTACTACTGTTATTGAGCTATGCCAGCCAGGCTCAAATCAGTTACGAAGCCTCAACCAATTTTGGAAAACTGGAAGATCTTACGTATGATGCAACTGTTCCAAACAAAATCTATGGACGCACACAGGGAAACCATATTATTGTTTCTGTTGATAATGGTGCCACATGGAGCGTAAAATATTCCTTTCCAAACCCGACAGCACAACTCAGAGACATTAAACCGTACGGCCAAACCGGACTGAGTTTTTCAATTATTAACAGTGGTACACAAGACGGTGTTTACCTTTTTGACCTGGCCACGAATGCCATTACTCATTTCTACGCCATTCCTAACCCGCAGGACAATGCACAGGTGGTTTCCTATTCGTTTTATGATACTGCCGGAACCGACCTCATCATTCATACTTCTTATCTGGAAGGATTAATAGCCAGAACCAAAGTTTTTCATACCAAAAGTTCGGGAGCGCTCTGGAACCTGATTTATTTTAGCCCTGACCACGACGACGTTCATATTGACAATGTTGCTTTTAGTCCGGTGAACAGTTCTAAAATTTACATGGGAAGGTCATTGGGCCCTAATGGAATTAATGGCGGACTATTAATTTCTGAAGATAACGGGACTACATGGACTGAAAAACTACCCGGATTTACATTCAGTGCCATAGCTTTTAATCCTCTAAACAGTAATGATATGTTGATTGGAACCAGCATCGGATTTGGAATTCATCCGGAACGCATCTATCGCTCAACCGATGCGGGAGAAACATGGAGCATTATTCCAATTACCTGGACAGACCAGACCCTGAACAATATTACCAAAATTGTTTTCCATCCAACAAATCCAAACCACATCATTGCACTTGAAGAAAATGAAATTGCAAAAACCAATGACGGTGGATTGACCTGGACTAACATACCTTATCCTGAAGGTTCTACATCCTATTATTACGGATTGAATGCTTCATATAACCCGTCCAACCCAAATCAAATAGCCATTGCAACCGATTTATTCCCGCAATTTTCCAACGATGGCGGCACTACACTAACACAAATCAAGGCTCCTTTTTATAATGTTGTAAGTATTTCTCATGCGAAATATCAATCGGAAAAACATTTATATTATGGTAGTCAGGGAGGCCGTCTGCGTAAAAACCTTACTACAGGAGTAACTTCCATTCACGATATTGAACCGCCAACTTCTTTCAATCCGAAAAGAAACTATATGGTAGCTGATCCTGTAGTTGCCGGGCGTGTTTTCACATATGCGTCAATGGGTTTCTTTGGAAGCACCCTGTACATGAGCACTGATTATGGAGCATCAACAACTGTTTTAATGGATGCTTTTGCTGATGACATGCAGGAATTGATTGTAGACCCAAACAACTCCAACATTATTTATGTTTCATTAAGAACCGGAGAAGGCGGTAATCTTTACAAAATCAATTTTACTAATCCGGAAGAAATCATTACGGACGAAATTACAACTCCGGAAACAAGCGAATTTGGTTATGGAGTTGTGACAGGAATTTCTGTTTCTGCGACCAATCCAAATGAAATTTTTATTGCAAAATCATCCAAGGTTTTCAAATCTACAGACGGCGGTCTTACCTGGGTTGAAAAAATAAACGGACTTACAATAGACCATGAGGCAGACCTGATCTGGGATATGGCAAGAAATCCATTGGATGCAAATCATTTCACTGCCATAACCAGTTCCGGTATTTATTCCACTTCTGATGCCGGTGAAAACTGGACAGCAATTTTAGACGGTGTCAATGCAAAAAGAATCAAATATTCTCCTGTAAACAACGGGGTTATGGTGGCTTCTGTTCACAGTGCACTTAATATCGACGCTGCAATTTATTACACTACAGACGGTGGTGCCAACTGGACTTATGTTAGTCCGCAACAGCTCAACTACATTCAATCAGGCGCCATGGACTATGATTTTGACGGCACGACAATCAATGCCTATATAGCAACAACAGATTTAGGCGTGATGAAATATCAAATTCTGAATCTGCAATTGGGAATCCATAATCCGGAAACGGCATCTAATCCTGTTTTTATCTATCCGAATCCGGCCAATGACATTCTGAACGTTGGTGTTTCAGGCAATCAGTTCGAAATAAAAAATACGGCTATCTATTCCATTACGGGGCAAAAAGTGATGGAAAGTACCAGCAATACAATTAATATTTCAAAACTAAGCAGTGGGATTTATATCGTAAATAGTACGACACAAAACGACAAACAGTTTTCCCAAAAGCTGATTAAAAATTAGTTTTTCAGTTTTTTAAATTTGAAAGTACCGCATGTCAAAATCAGATATGCGGTATTTTTATGGGAAAAATTTAAGTCCTTGCATTTTACATTTTGATAATCCTTTATTAACTTTGTTTTTATCAAACTATGTATTGTATGCCGTTGCATTTGACTGAAATTGAGCGCGTAAAAACTATCTCAAAAGAAGATTTTTATACTAATTATGTAAAAAAACAAAAGCCATTGGTCATCGAAAAGCTGACAGAAGACTGGCCGGCATACGAAAAATGGAAGCTTAATTATATTAAAGAAATTGCAGGCGATAAAACCGTTCCTTTGTATGACGACCGTCCGGTAACACACAAAGATGGTTTTAATGAGGCCCATGCCAAAATGAAAATGGCAGACTATATTGACCTGCTGCAAACCAAGCCTACCAATTACAGAATTTTTCTTTATAACCTGATGAAGGAAGTGCCTTCCCTTAAATCAGACTTTAAATGGCCGGACATCGGGCTGAAACTCGTCAAGCAGCTTCCAATGCTTTTCTTTGGAGGAGAAAACTCAAAAGTATTCATCCATTACGATATCGACTATTCAAATATCCTTCACTTCCACTTTCACGGAAAAAAGCAATGTATCCTTTTTGCTCCGGACCAAACGCCCTATCTGTATAAAGTACCCCACGCTTTAATCTCCAGAGAAGACATCGATTTTGACAATCCGGATCTGGAAAAATGGCCGGCATTAAAAAAAGCCAAAGGATTAATATGTAATCTGGAACATGGTGAAATGCTTTATATGCCTGAAGGTTATTGGCATTATATGAAATATGTAACGCCGGGATTCTCAATGAGTCTTCGTGCCTTCCCAAGAAAAATAAGCAATTTAGGGAAAGCAGTATACAATATCTTTATCATGAGGAACTTTGACAACCTGATGCGAAAATGGAAAGGTCAGGCCTGGATTGATTATAAAAATGAACAGGCAATCGTCAGAACACATAAAAATTTGAAGATTTCAAACTAGGTTGGCAATAGTGCCAGACAACTCTTATCATCCTTTTTTTTGAGCAAGCAACTTCATTGTTTGTGCATTGAATTATAGTTGGTTTTGACAAAAATTTAAACTCAAGTCTTCTATATGCTTCAGCAAAAGAAACTTTCTCTTCTTTCTCTATGATTTTCGCAACTTCAGATTGCAGAAAAGGAAAAGGAATTCCCTCGGTTACTAAGGTATCAATTTCACAATTCAGTTGTATTGGACTTAATGGGTTTTCAAAAAAGTAATCTTTTATTTCATTTGAGTTTTTGATATATTCATACATATTTTTAATACCTCCACACAATCTTTCTGATCGATAATGAATAACATGTTGCTTGTTTACAGAACAAGAAATCAAGGCAATTGCTATTAATAGTAAGACAAAATTTCTTTTCATATTTTAATTTCTTGGCTGAAAATTGTTTAGAGTTATCTTTTTAAAATCTTTGTAAAATTGCTTGGATAGTTTCAAGTATCAGAATTTATCCAATAAGATTCATACTGAGTATCTCTATTGCTTTCTTCAAGTTTTCACCATCTAATATCACTAAATAAATGTTTGGCAAGTGCTGCTATTGCTCTTTACAGATATCTATTAATTTTTTAGAAATTTCTTTCCATTCGCCCTTTTCAAATTTGTATTTATATTCTCCTATAAAACAGGCACCTTCATGTACATTGGTAATAAGCATCCTTTTGGTTTTATCAATCTTACTTGGAAAATAGATTACTGAATCCTGCAAAAATTTATTTAATTCAAATTTTGAGTTGTCTTTCTGTATATAAAAGCTATAAAAAGGACCACCCGTTCCTCCGATATCGTTTATTATGGCAAAATCATTTTTTGAATCAAAATTAAAATCGGCTACCACAAAACCACCATTATAATTATCAACTACTTTCCTCTTGGTATTGACTCCTGTTAAGTATGATTTTGCATCATCAAAATTAACAAATGAAGAACTGAAAATATTTAAATTTTGACGAATTGAATCAATCTTCCTTTTTCCCTTGTCATAGACAATAACATCCCAATAACGATTACTAATTTCGGAACCTGAATACTTCTCATAGTATACAAGCTTAAAATCATTAGTTTTTGATAAATTTTGGTAAAGACATTCTTTGGAGATTATACTATCAGTAATAGTAATTGTATCTTTTACTATCTGGACATCTTTTATGTTTGTTGAAAGTGAATTGCCTTTCATGTTTTCTTTGGTGTTACAACCCAAAAAGAAAAATAAGAAAAAAAGTAGTATAGCAGTTAACTTCATAGCTAATCTAAATTAATGCATGAACGTTTAAGATTACAAATAATTGTGATTGCCTGCAAATAGAAAAGCGTATTTAAACTCTATTTTATTCCACCACCATCTTTTTAGTAACTTCTCCCTTATCTGTTTTTATCTGAAGTAAATAAACACCTTGAGAAAGTCCGGAAACCGAAATTGAATTTTCTTTTGTGGTACGTAAATGTTGTCCAAGCAAATCGTAAAGCGATAGTTGACTTAATTGAGAACTCGCGCCTGTATGTACAAAGACACGTTCTGAAGCGGGATTGGGATAGACACTGATGCTTTCTGATAAAAAATCGTCTGTTCCCAAAGGATTGGCAAGTTTTACCACCCAATAGTCAAAACCGCCGTGATTTCCGGAAACATCACCATCATTCGATTTTGAATATCCTGCCAATATATATCCCAAATCTGTGGTTTGCTGTATAGAATGTGCACCATCTGTCGCATAGGGAATAGGGTTAAATCCTTCCTGATTGCTTCCTCCCAAAGCTTTTTGCCACTGGATAACTCCCTGACTGCTAAGTTTTACAATCCAATAATTCATATAGCCGTTATTTCCGGAAACATCACCGTCGTTACTTGTGACATATCCAAATACGATGTATCCTCCATCTGCTGTTTGTTGGACAGACTGGGCAAGATCGTTGCCATAACCCCCTAATGCTTTTTTCCATTGTATTGCGCCTGTACTACTCAACTTCACTACCCAATAATCATCATAAAGAGGGCCGTGGAAACCGGAGCCTACAATATCTCCATCTTGTGAATACACATATCCGGCAACGATATATCCTCCATCTGTGGTTTGAACAAGAGAAGTAAGTATATCCGAGCTCGTTCCACCGTATGTTTTTTGCCATTCAATTTCTTCCATATTATCTAGCTTTACCACCCAATAATCAACATTGCCGTGATTTCCGGAAACATGTCCGTCAACAGACAAGGTGTAGCCACCTATGACATAGCCGCCATCCTCCGTTTGTTGTACAGCGCGGGCATAGTCGTAGCTTTGCCCTCCCAAACAACGGCTCCATTCTATATCGCCAGTTGAAGTCAGCTTCACTATCCAGAAATCGGATCCTCCTCGACTACCAATAACATCGCTATTATTATTTTCAGATAAGGTATAGCATCCTACAATATAACCTCCATCTGCTATTTGCCGGATAGAGGTAGCAACATCGACATGATTTCCGCCAAATGTTTTCTGCCATTGTATAGTTCCTGCATTATCCAGCTTTATTACCCAGGCATCACTATTGCCCTGGTTTCTTGTAACATCTCCGTCATTGGAATAGGTCGTTCCTGCAATGACATATCCTAAATCAGCCGTTTGCTGGACATAACTGGCCACATCGTTTCCGGAACCACCTAATGTTCTACTCCAGGCCACTGCTCCTGTTGCCGTCAGTTTTACCACCCAGATATCGTCTCCTCCGTGGTTGCCTGAAACATCACCATCATTGGAAGAAGTATATCCGGCCACAATATAACCTCCGTCAGCCGTTTGATGAACCGAGTTGGCATAATCATTACCGGTACCGCCCAATGATTTTTGCCACTCAATAACAGGTGCTTGTGCCATGCACAAAAAAGGGAAGAATAAAAAGTAGAAATGTTTCATACGCATAGTGTTTAAAGGGATAAAGGTGTAGCTTACCATTGTTTATCAAAACTTTATGATAAAACAATTGCTAAATATAAACAAATATTTATTTTGCGTCTTACGGAATGAGTATAACCCCCATGCCATCCATTTTTCATATAATCTGAATTAGTTTATGCTCTTAAAAATTTACGTCAGAACAATATCTTTTATACTTTTATAACCGTTAAACAATTTCTCATGCGCCAAAAACCCGAACAGAAAAACTATACTCCTGAAGAAATCACCAAAAAGGCAGAAATCTATTGTGCTTATCAGGAGCGCTGTCATGAGGAAATCCTGCAAAAACTACGAACACTTACTTCTTCCCAATCCATTATCGATACGGTAATCGTGCATCTGATTGAGAATAATTACCTAAACGAGGAACGCTTTGCGTGCAGTTTTGCCCGCGGTAAACACCGAATCAAACATTGGGGAAGATTGCGAATCATTAATGAGCTGAAAGCAAGAAACATATCCAAATACAACATTGAAACTGCCCTAAAAGAAATAGCAGACGAGTATCTGGATACTTTTCATTCTTCCACAGAAAAATTCTGGGATACAATTCTGGAAAAAAACAGCTTGAAAAAGCGGAAAAAATTCTGCGACTTTTTCCTCCGAAAAGGATTTGAAAGCAATCTGATTTATGAAAAAGCCATCGAATTGGAAAAACTGAATTAAACCTTTATTCCTTCATTTTTATACTCATTTTTTAAAAAACTAGGTTTTTTCTCACAATTTTTACGAAAACGTTTTCGTTGATTTCTGCATTTCGACGATGAAAAAATACACGTCATCGAAAACCTGAAAAATAGGCCTTTGAAAGCTTCTTTTGATAGATATCCCGGACATACATTTGCCCTACCCTATCAGAACAAATACCCCTTGACCTATGAAAAAATTGTTTTTGTTATTCGTTTTTTTACTACCACTTTTTGGTTTTTCACAGACAACTTTAGTACGTTGGGATGGAGCTAATAAAACTGCTTCACCATACATAATAGCTTCAAATATTTCTGCTGGAAACATCACAGGATCGAATGTAGATTTTATGGTTGACAACTGGGGCAACAATGGAAATGCATTCAATACGGCTCAATGGCCTTCTGGAACAACTCCAGATTATTCAAAATACATTCAAGTATCTATTTCTGCTAACAGCGGAAACAAAATCGATTTGAACCAATTCAATTTTGAATACCAAAACTATGATAGTAATGGTCCTAGCAGAATGCAGGTATACTATTCAAAAGATGCAAGTTTTCCATCAAACGGAACCGTATTAACTACCAACAACAGCTTAGTTACTACAAATACAAACTTTAATGCAGTATCTGTTCCATTAACTGGTATCACTGTACAGTCTGGTGAAACAGTTTACATCAGAATAACATTTTACGGAAGAACTAACGGATGGTCTGGTCCAAGAATCAGAATAAGACATGGTTATAATGACAGTGCTCCTTCTTCTCACAATGCTTCAGGACCAACAATTACGGGAACTGTAACAACAGCTTGTACACCACAAGGAAATCCTTCTGTTTCTCCTAACGGTTCATGGAATGGTTATGTTTACTCTTACTCAGGGACTCCGGCAGCTACAACATATTTAGGATATGTTACAGAAAACGAAACTTTCGATAGAAACGTAGGTTCAGGAGCAGTAGCAGGACAGACAACAGTTCTTTGCCAACAGCCAACGGATAATTTCTATACCGTATACAAAATGACCAAAACCTTCCCTGCCGGAACTTATACTTTTACAGTGGGCGGAGATGACGGATACAGATTAAAAATCAACGGAGAGTCAGGATATTCTATTAGTGACTGGACTGACCACGGATATACATCAGGTTCAACTACAAAAACATTTGCAACTTCAACAACTGTAAATTTTGTTTTGGAGTATTATGAAAAAAATGGTGATTCTCAGGTATCTTTCAGCTATACTTGTGGTAACTCACCAACAGCTCCAACAACATTGACTTCAAACGCTACAAACAACACGATTTGTGCCGGTAACTCAGTTATTTTGACTGCTGGTGGTGGAAGTGTAAATACAAGTACTTATGAGTGGGGAACTGGAACAACTGTAGGTTCAAATGTTATTTCCGGTACTGGAGCTTCAATCACTGTTTCTCCTTCAACTACAACTACATACTGGGTTAGAAGAAAAGGTGCTGCTCCGTGTAATTTTACAACTACAGGATTGACATTGCAAATTACAGTGGCTGCGCCAACTGCAACTGCACCAACATCAATCACAGGAGTTACTACATTGTGTGCCGGAGGTTCAACTACGTTGACTGCTAACGGAGGT
This portion of the Flavobacterium lindanitolerans genome encodes:
- a CDS encoding regulatory protein RecX, which gives rise to MRQKPEQKNYTPEEITKKAEIYCAYQERCHEEILQKLRTLTSSQSIIDTVIVHLIENNYLNEERFACSFARGKHRIKHWGRLRIINELKARNISKYNIETALKEIADEYLDTFHSSTEKFWDTILEKNSLKKRKKFCDFFLRKGFESNLIYEKAIELEKLN